A single window of Aspergillus flavus chromosome 4, complete sequence DNA harbors:
- a CDS encoding putative elastase — protein sequence MHVVPFTSLLLAIASFANAIVNGVEATKDQAPFTVGLSGTRLFCAGSLIGEKSVITAASCVKDKDATSINVRLGSLQHASGGTVIGVASIDIHPQYDADSLDNDIAFLALADSYSGATPAQLPTKQKALGYGSSVQIFGWGETSKGASFSRTLKTASVNIISRSNCQNIYGPITTITRREFCVITKDGKGACQADQGGPVVDSAGTLVGIISRAKSCDAGNYPGVETQVDAYLDWINSKLA from the coding sequence ATGCATGTTGTGCCCTTTACTTCTCTCCTGCTTGCGATTGCCAGCTTTGCCAACGCCATTGTGAACGGTGTAGAGGCAACTAAGGACCAGGCGCCTTTCACCGTCGGATTGTCCGGAACCAGGCTTTTTTGCGCCGGATCTTTGATTGGCGAGAAGTCTGTAATCACTGCAGCATCGTGTGTTAAGGACAAGGATGCCACAAGCATCAACGTTCGGCTTGGCTCGCTTCAGCATGCCAGTGGTGGAACTGTGATTGGTGTCGCCTCAATTGATATCCATCCTCAATACGATGCGGACTCTCTCGATAACGACATTGCATTCCTTGCCTTGGCCGACTCCTACTCAGGTGCTACCCCAGCCCAACTACCAACAAAGCAAAAGGCGCTCGGCTACGGGAGCTCGGTTCAGATATTTGGCTGGGGAGAGACTTCTAAAGGGGCATCTTTTTCAAGGACCCTGAAGACAGCTTCTGTGAATATCATCTCTCGATCGAATTGCCAAAACATATATGGACCCATCACCACAATCACAAGGAGAGAATTTTGTGTGATCACCAAGGATGGCAAAGGGGCCTGTCAGGCTGATCAAGGAGGTCCTGTGGTGGACTCAGCTGGCACTCTCGTGGGAATTATCTCTCGAGCCAAAAGCTGTGACGCGGGTAACTATCCTGGTGTTGAAACTCAGGTCGATGCTTATCTCGATTGGATCAACTCCAAACTAGCATAA